Part of the Thunnus albacares chromosome 11, fThuAlb1.1, whole genome shotgun sequence genome, TAGACATGTTAACGGTGAACAGAGGGGCTCTTGGGTCTCTTTGAACAAAGGAGGGCATAGCCAGCCTTATTAATGGCGGTAGGGCTGTGTTAGGTGCACATTCCCAACATTTCCTGGGTGCCAAAGAGGGTTTGTCGACAGCAATAGACTCACATTCTTAATACAATAATTACCCTATGCATGTAAGAGTTTTCAGTCCCTTGTGTAAGCAAGTGTTGGGTAAATGAATAGAAACTCTAAGCTAAGTTATCTCCATTGTTACCTTTTTATATAAATCAGTctagaaaacattttgtttttttaaaatagggGTCAAATCTGGGTAATTATGGATAATAATTTGGTTGTGATCTGAAATGTTTAATAGCAAAGCTGCTgaaaaagatacattttgttttaacctGATGATCATTAGTTAGAAATCGAAGAAATGAGTAGAAGTGCCATGTAGAAGGGTTACTGGGATGCTTACAACATTGCAGCTGCAAGACTGCACCTACCATATGACAGTCTCCAGTGAAAGTGTCAGTGTAGACTGTCCAGACATGCTGTATAAATTCTGTCTTGATTTGTttagatgacaggaaacaagatGACATCACTAAATTTAGCCACCATCTTTGGACCCAACCTCTTACACAAGCAAAAAAACTCTGACAAAGAGTTTGCCGTTGAGAGTTTTGCCCGTGCAGAGGAGAGTGCAGCCATCATCAGCGTGGTCCAACGGATGATCAATACATATGATACGCTTTTTATGGTAAGCCATCCTTATTGCAAACCAAAAGGCATTTAAACAGTAAAGGACAGATGAGGCGTCTTATCAATCTCCAGGTCTGAGTCAAGTCTTTATTTGGAATTCCTAAGCTTAATAGAGTGGAGCCAcctaatgtaatgtaaacattagCTTTATAGGTTTTCACAAGGAATAGGTTTTTACAGTCACTTATAAAACAAAGtagaaacacagtaaaactcAGAAATCCATGCAATATGTTTTTCCACTCCTGAACCTTGTGAAGTTAAGCTCAGTGAATGCTTCTTTCAGTACAAGGCAAATGAGAAGCTTCACTAGAGAGGTTAATAAGTGCCATTCCAgcctccgtttttttttttttaaagtagatAATGACTCGGCACAAGGGCAAGATCCCCATCTACATTATATTTTCTGCTGTTCTCCAGAAAATTGAGTGGTAATGCACTTAATTGGAATACCCGAAAATGATCTGTTAAGGAAGCGGAAAGGCAAAAAAGCTTGTCATTTGCTTTGCATCATCAGTAATGCTTTTCTAAACTGCTGATAATTTCTTTCTGTGTATACCATACAGTACAAACATCCTCCTGCAATTGCATATTCCATCACAGATACTGTGTAACTACTGGAAATCTACTAATTATTTGTGTAAACGAGCAATTCATTAAATGTGGTAAACTTCTTTAACAAAGATACTGATTAAGTGGTAATGCCAATATTTGCATGCGGCACAGAGACACCAACTAATAGGAACAAGTGTAGACTTAATGTCCTTGTTTAGTATGTTCAGTGAATGTGATTCATGATCACTGTCACCCCTCATTATGAGCTTCAGTGAAACTAAGTTCTTGTTCTTCTCCCAGGTTCCTGCAGACCTGCAGAATGAGGTGCTGATGAGTTTGCTAGACACTGATCCTGATGTTGTGGATTACTTACTGCGGAGGAAGGCCTCTCAGTATTCGTGAGTTTCTGCCTTTTGTCTCACTGAGTGTTTGTGCTGTCCATCTGTCCAAATGTCCAAACGATCAAAATAAGGCATGTTATGTCTCATGATTACCCCCTAGTGAGATGTTTTTTGCATAACTGTCCATATGCCTGGCACTTACATCAGCAGAAAGTTATGTAATATTTAAAGGTTAATaacccatttttttcttttttgtttctgcagAGATTCAGGCATTCTCAGACCAGATAAGCCCTTCTCTTTGACTGATAGACACTTATCCAATGACTCCATCAAAGCATCTAGTGGGGAGGTGTCTCCCTATGACAATAACTCCCCTGTTCTGTCAGATCGACTGCTGTCCACTGCCGACAGTAGTCCACGCTCAGACGGGATCACCGGACTTTCAGGGCAATACAAATTCAGTGGCCACTCAAAAGAAGGATCTGGCAACACCTCTCCTGTATTGTCTACATATAAAGGTAAATTAAATTTGTTGCAAAATATATTAGTCTAAGGTATTCTGTAATTTAATCTTGATTAGTAGTGTTctcaaagaaacaaatatatttgaaattaCAGCTCCTCTTATGCTTGGTGCACTGGCCACTAAAACAAGTCTCATTTCAACAAAGACTAATGATTTTGTTAGATTTAAATTTATGGgatatgttgctgttttttttcatttttcattgatATAATGATCTATTAAACCAAATTATGTCATCCTCTTGATTCTTTGGTTTCTATTAGAGGGCTCAACTGATAATTTGTGGGATGCCTGGCATGAACTGTTCAACAAGGATTTTACCGGCCATCGCATCACTGGTAATAGAATCCTCTTTATGGGTTGCTCCAGATGGTCTtgaaatatgtgtattttttatttatcgGGGACAATGCACATGAAtcaacattgacattttaacaacatcagTGTAAACGTGCCAGGGTTAGCTAAacagctaatttgcatctgtgtCCTGACACAGATAAAAATTGacaaatagattaaaaaacttcaaacatgaaaaatgcatcacAACCCTTTGTCCTAACAAATGTAATGAATGCTGGATGTTAATGAATGGTCTCTCTCAGGCTCCCTTGGAGACATGTCAGAATGTGAGTCGTATGGATCATCTGAGGGGCTGAGCAGTCACCAAGGTAACAACAAGCTGCTCATCAGACCAACGCAAACCTCATTGGGTGGTTTGGAATACATGCCGCACCTCCCGGTGACTCGCAGCAGCAGCGGCCCTCATGaccagagaggacagagacaaCCAGAATCATCATTACATCAGGGACTGAGCGGCCAATCAGGAGCCCTCAGCTCGGACAACTTAGCAGAAAGGACAGGACACCCAGTTGGTCCGTTCCATAAGGTCAGAAGAGATAGTTTGTCCTCTCTTCACTACTCCGGACCTCTAAGGGAGACTCATATTTCTCATTCCACACCCTCCATCTTCTCGTATCAGCACAACCCCCAAACCACACAACAATCCCAACAGAGCAACACCCCCAAAATTGAAGATACTGCAGATGCCTCTGGACAAGAAAAAGGCTCCAGTACACCGAACttgcagacagagagatggcATATATGGCCGATTCTGTCAAAAGACAATACAGATGCCCTGCCAGAAACCTTGGTGTGATGCACCTTTGGCTCTGTGAGCTACACTGAAGATAACTTTTAGAGAAAGAGGTAGTTCTCCCGTCATACAGTATCATCAGTTGCTGAGATGCTATCTGTTTGTAGTTCTAGTGGATGTATCTAATTGATAAACTGTGTTGATAAACTGTGTTCTGGTGATGGAACTGTTTCTTAGATGTGTTGTCATTGATATTTGGCTGTACCGTAAACtgttactatatatatattatacttatattagtatatatattatactactatatatacatataattattatattatacttaTATTAGTATATATTATACtactatatatacatacatgttgtgtttgtaaacataataaaaatattattagtaATTATTATTAGTGACAATTTATACAATTCTTGtataaagtcatttttcacatttgtagATTATTTCAAAGTGTTGGAGTGTTTTACATAAAGATGTGCAACTCAACCATCAAAAACTTGTATTTACACTTGAATGTCAAAATTAGACCTGAACATTATTAATGTTCAAGTTGAAGCCATGAATGTTTGCTAAATGCTGAATGTAAATTATGAATCTTGTTTACGTTGTAATATTGCTTTAGATGTGTTGTATAATATGTACTCTAGCTAGTTTCATGTAGTTTTGTTACAGGCTCTAATTGTAATCTACTTGCAGTTTGTGTCTACGTTACCACCCATGGCTTGCTTACATTTTCCAGAAAACTAAAACTGGAAACATTACTGTATATTCTATAAAATACAGAAGATAGATTTTAATGGtagtttaaaaatgacatctgTCACATTTCAGCACTTGTTTCCAGCTTGTTAACACTTCTCCTTTTTGTGTTGGACATTGAATTATTGTTATACAACATTTCAAAGAATGTTTCTGTAAATACAccgtatttttttaatttaatcagaaaacaattataaatgtttttctaGTTTCCATTAAATAAATGGCTGTTTATTTTAATAGAGATGTCAACCAGTTATTAAATGGTTTGATTGTCATTTTTATGCATATCATTCGTTTTAGCCTATTCTGTCTGATACATTTGAATCCACTGGAAACAACATAGCACTCAAAATATTGCTTTCTTTCATCACTGGTATCAGTCTTTGACCAGTCTTTTGGACACGGCTGTAAATGTGAGGCTGCAAGAGTTTGTACTTTCTTGTACACTGTAGACACACCCTGAGTATAATATACTACATAGACAAAGGTAGTATTGGATCAGTTCTATGGTGTGATATGAGACTTACTATatagaaatgaaacaaaactggATATAAACTAAAAACAAAGTGAGTTGAGCTGTTTAAGTTGTACCTCCATGCATAGTGGTATAAGACATGCAGTTATTTGTATCTTTGTTCAGATAAAATTCAGTATCCATCTAAAATTTAGTATGCACCCTCTACTGTACCTTGCATTTAAAACGTGGACTGTGGACAATAGTTGCCCTGGGTGCCATGTCTTTGGCAGGAAGTGAGTGGCACTTGCCAAACCTTACTGAATCTGACATTGTTATAgtataacataaaaatactgtatgtatgccCATCTACATTACTGTAAAGACagtttatatataagtataatTGTGTAGAACCAAGAAACAGAGTCTTTAGGCTTTCTATGTCTCTTTTGTATACCAGTGGATGCTTGAGGCTGGTAGGCTCTGTCTATGCTTTTACTTCTATTACATACAATTGCCATTGCATAAATTACTCTTAAGTACATCAAGATTCATCTTAACAGGGTTTTCTGTTGCTATTACATGTGATTTTTAATAATGATAGTCATAAAATATATTAGCAACAATGTTAGAAAGGACTGAGGATGAATTGAAAAGCCAACAGTGTGCATATTGAACTTCTGTGAGTGTATTCTGGTGTAATATAACAATGGAACCAGACCCTTTAGCTTGAGAATTTGTTCATTAAACAGCATGAAGTCAAAATCAGATGGTTACCTAATTGTGGCAGGCAGTACAGATTGTGCCCCctaaaacatgttaatttgtcacctgtagaaaacaatgaaacagtTACCTGATTCGGCCACAAGGGGGAAGCATAAGATAAGGAAACTGTTGGGCATGTTCTTGCTTCTTCAAACTGCAACCTTCCAACACTGAATAGCTGATAGAAGTCCAATTACTATTTCGTGAATTGTATGGTGgctgtttaatatttttaaagatgtattCTAACAGTCTATTTTGTGTAATATTACCTTGTTTTATCAACATTAATCTTGCTTCATGTAAATAAGAGATCTGAGATGAGCTGAGACAATAATCATACAATATAGTCAcatttaatgataaataaacttttaaagtaGTGGAATTGCAAGAAGCACTCACTAAAAGTATGCAATGATGCAGAAAATGACTGCCATTGAAATCTGGTACCAATTACACATAGTTTATAAAACTCTGGGAATGTGTATTTGATGATAGTACAGTATGATTAGTTGCCTTGAAATGGTGGAAATGATTCATATGACTGAAATTGCACAATTTAATAGACTGCATTATAAAATTGAGTTATAAAGTAGCTAGTAAGTTAAATTTTGACAGTAAAATTCCCCGCCttgaaaataaactattttCTTGTTAAGTAAAGCTATAGGGATTTTCTTAACACTGAGATTGGTGTTTAAACTTTCTAGGCCATATCTGACTCCACCTCTGTGTGAGCCAACTGACAAgaccaaagagacagaacaGGATGTCTGGATGTGTTTTATAGAGAATCCAGCCTCACTGccatttgctttttgtttctgCACTGCAAAACAGAGCAGTCTGCCATCACTCTGTCCCATTCAATGTTCTAACCACTAACAGGCCGGCTGTGCCTTTATTCCTTCATTTGTGACCTGTCTCCTTAAAGCAAACGTTCAACATCAAATATTTGATTTCACATCTTATCTTCACAGCACTGATGGATGTAAGTTGATCCTTTGGCAGAGAGCTGCAACTGTTCCCCATAGGGGGTCCATCCTGTCTGAGTCCGCTTACTGACATCAGGAGCAGCTGCAGGGAGGACAGAGGAAGGTCACAACCAAAATGAGGATGAATGTCCAGTAACAAGAGAGCCCCAGCCATGTTGTTTCAAGGTCAAGATTGATACACAAATCTCTGCAGAGCCAAAAGAGAGCTCAGTGGAGCTCATTAAGGTGTTGGTTATGGTACATAACACTTTCAAATCAAATGCTACTCAGCCTCAGTCCATTCAGTAGTTTCAGATACCAACTTGACTACTTAACATGCTGCTGCATACTGAGGTGCCTTTCACACATCTTAAGTGCAGGCTGGCTGATTTTGTTACAGCACCCAAGAGTAAGCCTAAATCACAAACTTACATCTGAGCTAACTGTTCAGAGATTGTACCTTTAAGTCAAATACATGCCTTGCCATCAGTCACTCTTGCATCAATATTAAGTTAATGTGCTGAATTTATTTTCAACTTAAAAAGCTGAGACAAGTAGCTGTTTTGTGCTGATTTATTATTCCATTtgtctgaaaatgtatttcagaAGCCTTTGGTAGGGAGGGACAGTATATGACACTAGCAGTATATGACAATAATTAATGAACACAATGCCCATCATAGTAATACATTAATGAACACAGTGCCCATCATACTAAAAATATGCAGTACAGCAGTCAAGAGCAATGAATGCAAGAGTGACACAGGAACCAAATGTCAATAAGATTGGCTTATAGGAGTCATGGTCATGACTGGGTAATGAAGTgcatttcaagaaaaaaaaagttcaagatTAAAGGATTAGCAGTGATTGCATTAAGCCTCTCAGTTAAGTCCAGCTCA contains:
- the LOC122992297 gene encoding rho GTPase-activating protein 6-like isoform X3; the protein is MTEHYVLCTHIQGDFTWNSVSGRRVGLKPVPLQSLSELERVRLQDVAFRRLLQDRDLGCHITIPKYGHKHKKSLMRKLDSLSKEKSKDKETTPQAFGIPLSQVISNDHTHKQRHDPPREEHSDPTELMLSFLHLNSNFKRANKEQLSSSNSSLSSTSETPNESPLLSIPIVAPRTRRRGGVSVDCITDLDDNQSCLLEALQLSLPAEAAGNRKKRHDKKLSLNPIYRQVPRVVDVCCQHLEKYGLQTVGIFRVGSSKKRVRQLREEFDQGWEVHLDEEHSVHDVAALLKEFLRDMPDPLLTRELYTAFINTMLLDYSDQECAIQLLMFLLPPCNCDTLQRLLCLLSTVAAHAEDILDKEGHEMTGNKMTSLNLATIFGPNLLHKQKNSDKEFAVESFARAEESAAIISVVQRMINTYDTLFMVPADLQNEVLMSLLDTDPDVVDYLLRRKASQYSDSGILRPDKPFSLTDRHLSNDSIKASSGEVSPYDNNSPVLSDRLLSTADSSPRSDGITGLSGQYKFSGHSKEGSGNTSPVLSTYKEGSTDNLWDAWHELFNKDFTGHRITGSLGDMSECESYGSSEGLSSHQGNNKLLIRPTQTSLGGLEYMPHLPVTRSSSGPHDQRGQRQPESSLHQGLSGQSGALSSDNLAERTGHPVGPFHKVRRDSLSSLHYSGPLRETHISHSTPSIFSYQHNPQTTQQSQQSNTPKIEDTADASGQEKGSSTPNLQTERWHIWPILSKDNTDALPETLV
- the LOC122992297 gene encoding rho GTPase-activating protein 6-like isoform X2, coding for MGEPHLQRSITYLGDFTWNSVSGRRVGLKPVPLQSLSELERVRLQDVAFRRLLQDRDLGCHITIPKYGHKHKKSLMRKLDSLSKEKSKDKETTPQAFGIPLSQVISNDHTHKQRHDPPREEHSDPTELMLSFLHLNSNFKRANKEQLSSSNSSLSSTSETPNESPLLSIPIVAPRTRRRGGVSVDCITDLDDNQSCLLEALQLSLPAEAAGNRKKRHDKKLSLNPIYRQVPRVVDVCCQHLEKYGLQTVGIFRVGSSKKRVRQLREEFDQGWEVHLDEEHSVHDVAALLKEFLRDMPDPLLTRELYTAFINTMLLDYSDQECAIQLLMFLLPPCNCDTLQRLLCLLSTVAAHAEDILDKEGHEMTGNKMTSLNLATIFGPNLLHKQKNSDKEFAVESFARAEESAAIISVVQRMINTYDTLFMVPADLQNEVLMSLLDTDPDVVDYLLRRKASQYSDSGILRPDKPFSLTDRHLSNDSIKASSGEVSPYDNNSPVLSDRLLSTADSSPRSDGITGLSGQYKFSGHSKEGSGNTSPVLSTYKEGSTDNLWDAWHELFNKDFTGHRITGSLGDMSECESYGSSEGLSSHQGNNKLLIRPTQTSLGGLEYMPHLPVTRSSSGPHDQRGQRQPESSLHQGLSGQSGALSSDNLAERTGHPVGPFHKVRRDSLSSLHYSGPLRETHISHSTPSIFSYQHNPQTTQQSQQSNTPKIEDTADASGQEKGSSTPNLQTERWHIWPILSKDNTDALPETLV